CAGACATACCAAATTTCTCTAAGAACGACAACTCCAAAGTCATTGATGTATTATCAGGCAAATTACACCTGTACTCTGCCCACTGTGGAACCCAGCAACCAGAAGCAGGAATCGGAGAGTACAAGCAATGCAGGTGCCACAAGCCACACTCCTTGAGATCCTCACTCTGGCCAACAAGGACAGCTCAGTTGGCTCTCCCAAGCTGCCCAGCCAGTGGGGCTGCGAGTCCCAGACAGAGGCAGTTCTTGCCAGTGCACTCACCGACTGTGCTAGGTGTCAGCTCCAGCACAGAGTTTCCCCTAGCACAAAGAGCAGCATGCACAGATGCCTGTTGCGTACCTGCGCACAGAGGAAGCACACAAACACGCAGACATGcaagccagcagcaccagcagtgaGGCAGTGTTAGGGCTGCAGCACTCAGCTCTGTCTCATACTCCCGACAGCTACTGCAGCCAAAAAACCACAGGGCCCTCTCAGCAGCCTTGCTCTCAGAGGTCTACAGAAGTGGAAACTTGTTTTCCTAATTCCAGCCCAAATTCCCAGCATGCCTCTAGCCACAAACCTGAGTATGAACAAGGGCATAGCTTCAGGCCCCTcaccttccctctgctgccaaACAAAAGCTACACATGTGCAGTTTCCCCTCTGCAAAACCTCCATCTATGTCTCCCAGCTCCACTGGTGCCTGGCTGTAGCCTGCCCACAAGAAGTGCTGATGTACAGCATCTTCAGCCCTTCCACTGTCAAACAAATGCTAAAAGTCTTGGCAATGCTGGAGAAACAGAGATCCATCTTACCACCTCAGCTCAAGAATGATCTGGCAGACAGCACTTGTTTGTCCTGTAAATGACTTGGCCACCACCCATTCCTTGACGGTAAAGAGCAAATGGCTTTATTTCATTATCTGGTAGGAAACTGAGATACAGTGAGCTTACGTAACATGCCCAAGGCCAGTCAGCTCAGTTTGTGGCAGCATGAAGATCAAAACCCAGGACTTGCTTGCTTTCAGCCAGCATGCTCCAACCACCTTGTCTAGAACTTCCTTTGCTACCCAAGGCAGGCCAGAGTCCCAAGTGCATTTTCTAGTATTCTGACTTGTACTTTTGACAGTGTGAATGCAAAGCCCAGCTACAGGCCCTGCACATACACACCCACCTTTACAACATTAGTTGTTTGTTCAAGCCTATCCCTGTCCTGCTatgccaggacacagccagcTTCCCTGATGCAGAGAACTGAGTTTCTCTTCTTATGCACCTAAGACAAAACATGAGTAACCACCATTCCCCACAACCTGTCCCTTCCCATCATTCCACTCCTCCCCACCTCACTCCACAATCCAGCCACAGCAAGGGTCCCAGAATAGTGCGTAACATCATACTCACAGTGAACTTTGTTAGGAGTGGTCTGTTTCCGACGGGACATGTTTCCCTGACCTGGGAGCACAGAGTGTTCCTCCCCTCTGCAGAGGGCTCATCTGAGAAGAGAAGAGTCTGTCACACACTTCACTGAAACCTTCCAAGTCTCTGGCCAAGctcagctggctgtcccagcgtCATTCCCCACCCTTCTGCCTATGGGGCTCGCTCTGCATCACCACAGCTGGATTCCAGGCCAGCGTCCAACACAATCCACAAGCATGTCACAAAGCACTGTGCATAGGCAGTCCTACCCAGTTCTCAGGCAAAGGTTTAAGCAATCCTGCTCCCTCCAAAAGATGAGTGTCCCCTTCAAAAATTACTGCAGCCTCAGTCCCAACACCCTTATCCCTCCTGTCCATTCCTGCAGCCTAATAATCATCCTTGTTGAACTGGCAGAGGAACGTGGCACATCCAACAGTCCTCTTAGAGAGAGACAAAAGGAGGAGCTGAACCCATTTCCCACAAGACACATGGACACGGAGATCCCGTCAGCCTCCTCAGACAGACAAGCGCACGAATCTCATCAGCCCCTCGCTGACAGAGAGACACAGACATCCCATCAGCTTTCTCGGACAGACAGACAAAAGGATTCTGTCAGCCTCACACTGACAGACGGACAAAGGGATCCCATCAGCCTTCTCAGATGGACGCACACGAAGATCTCGACAACCTCCCCAGATAGCGGGATCCAGCCGGCAGTCCCAGCACACGGGAGACGGCAGGAAGGGACAAGGCCCGCAAGCGGCCGGACGTCTAGACAAAGGGATGCGGCTCCCCTGGCATCAGGACGGATGCGGGAACCCTGACCGAGCCCCCGAGGTCCTGGCCGGGCAGCCCTGACAGTCAGACCGGCCTCGGCAGCGGAGGTCCCGCCGCGAGACCCGTTTCGCCCCTCGCGGGCGGAaaccccagcccggcccggcccgccttACCCGGTTCCGCCGCAGGCGCCGGGAGCCGCGGACAGACAAAGGGCAGCGGACAGACGGACGGGCAAGATGGCGGAGGACGCCGCCGGAGTGCGCGACGCGAGCATGGGCGCGGGCACGGGAGCCACGGCTCGGCACCGGGAGGGCACGGCACGTCACCGCTGTCACCGACTCGTCCGCAGACCTCGGGTGCCGGGTTTTCGTCAGCTGAAGCGTCTCACCTGTTTGCCATGGATCCAGCCCAGCGCGTGACTCCGGACCGTCCGAGGGAGCTCATCCGTGCCTGCAGCGGGGCtcgcccgccccggccgcctCTGCCGGCAGCTCACCGGGGAGCCCTCGTGCCGCCCCGGCTCACCAGAATCTCGCGTACCCTGCAAGGCCAAAATGCACGGGTTTAGTATTAACTTAGACCCACCGCGCGCGTTCTGAACTCACGCACCTGCTGAAGACGAaccgccccgccccgggggCTCGCGGCCGCTTCTCCTCGCGGGCCAGCGAGCGCCGTCGCCGCGGGATCAGCGGGCCCGCTTGGAACGCCCGCTGGGCCCGCTTACCCGGGGATTGTGGTACCGGGCCCAGGCCCGGGCTGCTCTTCGGTCCGACTCTCCTTCGCGGTGGCGCCAGCGTCGTGCGGCCCTCAGAGAACCGAGGGCACCCCGGCCCCGCTCACCGCCCACGGCCGGGTCACAGCACCAGGCGGAACGCCGCGTTACCGGAACGGCCGTGCCGGGGGCGGGCACCGGCGGGCGCCTATCAGGCGTGGTACTGTGTGGGTGCGCATAGGATCCCTCCGCCGCGCCATGTAGTCCGTCTGCGCCACTCTCCTAGACCGTGCCCGTTCCTCCCTGGCCGCCGTTGCGCCAGGGCCGCACCTGCGGAAGCGATCCGGTACAGCGTCCGCCGCGCCGGTTCGACCGTGCCCCGGAGTGGGTGCGGGGAGTGCCGGCCTGGGTGCGGAGAATGTCGGCTTTGAGGATCCCTCCGCACGCGATGAAGTGCCGCTGACGCCGCGCGCCATTTTGGGTGACATAGAGCTGTGGAGCGGCGGCGGGTGAGCGGGGCCGTGGGACGGGTGAGCGGGGCCGTGGGGAGCGCTCGGCGTCCGGGGTGGTGACGGGGAGGCCCTGCCCCAGGGTCTCCCGCAGCCCTGGGACCCGCCCTGCTTGTGCTGTGGGATGTTCCTCGGTGCCACCTAGttgaggagggagaggaattTCCCCTTTCAGCCTTGGGGTGTAGCTGCGCCGGTGGAACTCGTGCAGGGCCTCCTGCGCACTGTCCGAACTGTCCCTGGGCACTGGGCCGGACGCGGCGAGTCTCCCCGAGTGTCTGGTGTGGCCGGCGGCCGTTCTGGCAGCTGAATCAGGTCATGGCTCGCTCTGCGCTGGGCAGTGCAGCCGCCGGCAAGGAGGTATGGGGAGGTGAGATGCAAACCAAGGTCTTTCTGTGTGATATCTTTTaaggaagctttttttttgaTGGATGGTTCTTTGTAGACAGAATGCTATAATTAAATACTGTTAGAATTTGCTTTCTGTAGGGTTAGTAAGTTGAACTGGTTCCTGGAAGGCTAGGCATGTGTTCAGTAAGCAGGaagagtgtggggaatgtggaatggcagctttttccttctggtgaCAAGACTGTTACAACCTTGGTTTCTACAATCCTTGGGTTAATTATATAGCTGGTTTATAATTTACGTTTTTGATAAGACAGGGCTTGGTTCTTCCAGTTgacttttccatttcttaaaaaatatccAGGAAGTTTCCTGGAAGTTCCTAAGGCAAATCCTGTTGGCCTTGCTTAGGTGCAGGGTTGTGAAGTAGGAAAGGTAATAAGGAGTGCTCGAGGTCCGGTCACTTATAACTAACTAGATTCAGGATTGGCAAGCCAGGGCTTGTTTGTCTGGGGAATTTCTTGGCCTCCAAGAaattccccccctcccccagtaAAACAGTGCTGACTAACAGTTTTTGGTTCCAGTGACCATCCCTCTTCTCCACAGAAAGTGTTTATCATGTTGGGCTCTGGGTTCAAGGCAGAGCGCTTGCGAGTCAACCTGCGCCTCGTCATCAATCGCCTCAAGctactggagaaaaagaagagtgaGTATTTAAGGGGACAGGTGGGATCTAGAATGCTTTTGGAGCTCAGGAGACTTGAGAAGGTTTTTCTCAAGTTGGGGTACTTTCACAGGCCAAGTATGGAGTAGCTTTTTGCTCTTCCTTGCTGGACTCAGGCCTTACAACCTGCTCCGGTGCACAAGGACCTGGAAGAGCAGGCTGGCCACAGTCTAGCTTCTGTCCACTTTCCTGGCAGCTGTTGGAGTGCAGTTTTTGTGGGGTGGTAGCTGTGGACTGTGTGTGCTAACAGCACAGTGGGGGactccctgggtgctgtgggaGGTTCTCCCCACCTGCCCTGACACAGGTAAAGTCTGTGGTCCTGGTGGGAGGTTGTAGGTGCAGGAGTGTTTCCAGCAGCCTAAAGTCCACTTTCCTTTCTCCCATGAGTTAAGTGTGCTCGGACATGGGCACAAGGGCTCTGCCAAACCCCGGTAGAGTGTCTCATGCTGCAGAGGTTTGATGGGGGAGAGAAGCTGGTGGTGGCTTTATGTGTGATGGGGACTGTGGGCGATCTGGAGGCAGCAGCCCAGGCCAGTACAATGACTGGGCTTGGGatgtgtgctgcagctgagttGGCCCagaaggcaaggaaggagatTGCAGATTACCTGGCAGCTGGAAAAGATGAGCGTGCCAGGATTCGTGTGGAACACATCATCCGTGAAGATTACCTTGTGGAGGCCATGGAGATCCTGGAGCTGTACTGTGATCTGCTGCTTGCCCGCTTTGGCTTGATCCAGTCCATGAAGTAAGCTCTGGCTGAGAGGGTCCTGGACTCAGGAAGGGGCACTGTTGGGGGCAGGTCTGGGGTACAGAAGGGCACCTGTGTTTGTCTCAGTGTCCTAGGGTCTCCAGAGACCTTTTCTTCCCTATGGAGGGAAGACTGTGGAGCCCAGTGTGTAGGATGGGAACTTTAAGGCTATGCAGACTGAGGGCAGCAAAAGCTGGGTGCATGGGATGGAGAGAGAGTGGTTTTCTTTGGTCCTAGGGAGCTGGACTCTGGCCTAGCAGAGGCAGTATCAACACTGATTTGGGCTGCACCACGCCTCCAGTCGGAAGTGGCTGAGTTGAAGATTGTGAGTAGGGTTGCTTGAGGGGTGTTGCACATGCAGGGTGGGGGTGATGCTGCCAGGTGCTGATGGAAGCCCTTGTCTGGGACTTTGTGTTGTTAAAACAGAGGACTTTATGGGCTGCAGATGGAAACCAGGTGTCCTTGGAGCATCTggggtggctgcagctgctgaactGGGGTGCTCAGTGGGAGAAATGAGGGAGGGAGGCGGGTGAGTGTGTGTGCGCGGTATGAGGTGGGGGAAAGCAAGGGTGTGTATGTTCTAGAgtttctctcctgctgcaggttGCTGATCAGTTGTGTGCTAAGTACAGCAAGGAGTATGGAAAGCTGTGCCGGACAAACCAGATTGGGACAGTCAACGACAGGGTAATGAACTGGTCGAACAggtggagctggcagagcagccacacCTGCTGAGGCTTGCTGCCCCTTTGGGCCTGTGGCTAGTGGCTGATGCTTGCAGTCACTGCAGAGCATTGCAGGTGCTGTGCAGCCGGGGCCCACCTGCATTGGAGCATGGTGCTGAGGGCCcaggcagggaggccctgctctgctggttGTGGATGGGGAAGGGTAGAGCAAATAGAGCCCTGGCCTGTGGCTGCCTTCAGCATGCTGTACTGGGTGGAGAggcctccccagggctgcctgctGTTCCCCGCAGCTGGTAGCCCTGGCTGGGATAGCACTGGTACAGGGGGTGCTGCACCGCCCTCGCCCCACTAAGTCTCTCTACCCCTGTGTTCCAGCTGATGCACAAGCTGAGCGTGGAAGCACCACCCAAGATCCTGGTGGAGAGATACCTCATTGAGATTGCTAAGAACTACAACGTGCCCTATGAGCCTGACTCGGTGGTGATGGTGAGTGAGCCCCAGGATGTGGCATTGCAGTGAACTGGGTGGTCCTTGTGCTTTGGTGTCTTCTagacagccccagcacagcacaatCCTTGTTCCGTCATGCACCCCTGTGGCATGTGGCAGTAGTTACACATGCTACAGCCTGGTTCCCGTTCTGTTTCCCATTGATACCTCTGTATAGCTGCTCTCTGTTCTGTTCTTGTTGTGTATTCCCATCTTGTCCATGACAAATGCTGCATCTAATGCTGTACAGAGAGCTGTGATCAGAACAGAGATGTGTTGGTGAGCAGAATTCTTCCGCCCTTTCCAGGCTGAAGCCCCGGCAGGCGGAGAGGCAGATCTAATTGATGTGGGGTTCACGGATGATGTGAAGAAGGGTGGCCATGGAGGGGGCGGAAGTGGTGGATTTACTGCCCCAATGATAGGTCATGATGGGTTAGTACCCATGCCCGTGATGATGCCTGTGCCCATGCCAACACCAAATCCACCCTTCTCCTATCCACCTCCAAAGGGACCGGTAAGTTCCTTGGCTTTGTGTGTGTCCTTTTTCTGTGAAAGACTCCTAATATGGTGCTTAGCCCTGTGCCTTCTGACTGCACCCGATAGCTCAATGTGTCAGAAAGTCATTTTGGTGTGAGACTGCATGGGATAGAGGCTGTTGGCACTGCACCTGAAGCTTCGTGTTGCTTCCTGACTCTGGAAGTTCCTACCCTTGTTCTCCAGCCAGCCGTCTTTGCCTTCAGGGAACAGAGGAGTCCAGACTTAACTCCTGAGGCAGTCTTCTGACTGCCAGGCTTTTGTCCAGGAGTTGGAGCTGCACTTTGAAGTTGGTAGGCTGGTAGTGTGCCAAGATTCAGTCAAGAAAATCAGGTGAGTGTTGTGGGGTaggaacagcacagaaaaatgcagaagagcCCTGCCTTCAGACCTGCAAGGGGAGGAGACTGAGGCAATGGCTGTTGCAGATGATTTAACAGAGAAAGGTGGGAGCTGAAAAGAACTCCTCCATTCTCTGAATGTAGTAATTTACAGGATATCTGTGTAGACTGGAGAGCAGAACAATGGGATGGCTTGGAGTCTTAATATGGTCTCAGTACTGCTGAAGTGCTTTTTGTGGAAAATCTGGGCCAAGTATCATCAGCTCGCTGTTGGCCCAGCCATAAGCATGCTGAGGGCTTGTGCCAGGTCTGGGTCCTTGAGGCACTGTTGTGTTACAAATGAGGGCAATTCAAAGCCTTGTGTGAGCCAGAAACCTCTTTCCTATTCTGTGATACTGCACACAGGGCCAGAAATGTCAGAGTATTTCCCTTATTGGCCCGGTGCTTCTCATGAAAGAAGCATGCACTTGAAAGATGAAGTGTTTACCTATGCTGGTTCTTTAGAATAACTCACAGTCCAGTTAGCTGAGTctgcctgctccaggtgacTACATCTGACTTAATACTTGAGAATCTCCTCCTTGTAAGCGTAAACTGTTATCCACTTGGATACTTGCCTGCATTTATCTAAGACTCTACTTCCTGTGACTCCCATGGCGGCTGTGGTGTCTCAGGTGAGTAGTCTGGTGCATGACTGATCTCTCTGTACAGGAGAACTTCAGTGGCCTGCCAGTGGGGACCTACCAGCCTTTCACTAACATCCACCCACCACCAATTCCGGCAAACCCACCCACATACGAGTCTGTAAGTGCCTGAGCTGAATGGCCAttgcaggcagcagagggatCCTCAGAGTGCAGTGGCAGTCACAGAGAAGGGAGATGTTTGTAAAGGATACTGCTGCCAGTCTTTGGAACTTTTGGGGCGGTGCTGGCATTGCTTGCTGGTGTAGTGAATCACTGAGTGCACGTGATGAAAGATGACTTCTGGAGAGAAGTTCCTCATTCAGCTCTGTGCCTTGGCTGCAGAGGAAAGCTGAGATTTCTCTTGCTGCTTTGTTCAAGTGGTGATAAACAGTTGGCAAGCAGAGTCCACAAGTTCTGGTTTTTGCAGTGTGAACGGTTTATCGCCTCGAGTCTGTTTAATTATGGCTTTTGAACTAATGAATAGCCTGGATGACAGTTTTGGCTGACCCGGATGCTGTATGTTTAAAGACTCTTCCTTTCACAGACTTTTTTCAGTCGCTGGGGACAGCAAAGCAGAGGCTGGAGACTTCCCTGCTATGCTTGTCTGTGGTTTGGTTGCTGCAATTTGTCATCATGCCTCCCACTCTGCTTTTGGTGACATGCTGTTTGTTTTTGCATTATCCTGAGTAGGGAGGAGCACAGCCGAGCACTGTGGGTGCTGACACCTTGTGTTCTCACAGGTGCAGCAGCGCTGGTGAACTGGGTGGGAATGGGTATTGCTGGCTGCAGCATACAGGAAATAAGAAGTCTTACTAGCACAGCTGAGTGTGCCATGGGCCTTTTTCCCAGGCAGACCAAGACATGAGATGGGTCATTTCATACCCTGCTGCTAGTCACAAGGGCCTGTCAGTGGTTTATGAAGAAAGGCAGCAAGGAGCTGTGATGACGTGGATGAAGGGGGCAGTGTTTTCCCACTCATGGCCTTGATAAATGTTTCAGACCTGATAGTGGATATGCTCTGTTGATCCAGTTCCAGAATATGGTCAGTGAAGCTGCTCTAGTTgacagggagggagagaaaagctgAAGAGCTGCCTCTGTTTCTTGGGAAGAGAGGCAGGTTGTTCCAAAGGCATGGCTGCctgctgggggtggggaggagcatgcactgctctgctggagctgtgcctctgagctctgcctgtgtGCTGGTGGGACAGAGCTGTAGTAACTGAGAGTCTTTTTCAGATTGATGAGCCTAACACTGACAAGGACACTGCTGCACTAGTGCCTGGTGAGTATGTTGAGGTTTGGGAAACCTTGGGTATTAGGGGCTGTTTCAGAAAAACCCACTGGTACTGCCTGTTGCTGGAACGACTGTTCCTTTGTGGGGATCTGTTTGGCCCAGTGAGTGTGTGCTGATGGTGAGGTACAGTGATACTTCTCTTATTATAAACAGGGCCTGAGCCCAAGCCAGAAGCTTCTCCTAAACCAAGAGCTGGAGCTCCTAACACCTTTGATAACTTCGTGTTGCCTGAATTGCCATCTGTGCCAGACACACTGCCAACAGCATCTGCTGGCACCAACTCTTCTGCCTCAGAAGACATTGACTTTGATGATCTTTCACGGAGATTTGAGGagctaaagaagaaaacataaaacttcctgggctgcaggaaggaggggcaggagctgtgacATCTTCTCTCTGAAACAGACTCCCTTTGAAATTGGTTTCCTGTATTAACCTCCAATGAACATGCTCTTCTTTTTGAGCTCTCTTCCTGCTGTACTTACACCAAGTGCTGCCACTTTCCTGATCTTTGCTGCTCCAGGAGATGAACTGTGGGGAATGTTGAGAGACTGGGGAAGGAAAGAGCCCCTGTCAGTCTGGGTGGCTGTATGGGGAAGCTGTGCATCATGTTCTGGGCACTATTCCTGGCTGTCTCCATGATGGCTCCGTGCCTGCCAGCAGAAGCTTTCTCTTGGGGAGCCCTTGCTGGCCTTCATGGTGTTCTTGGTGGGGTCTGTTTGCAGTTTGCAGAAGGGTGGCACTGTCGGCCTGGGTCTATTGGTTATGCGACTGGCCCCACAGAGGGCAGAGCTAGGCAGGCTCTGCGGCTGTGCCGGGGTTGATGCAGCAGCTTTCCTCCTGGGTGCTGAGCAGCTGTGGACCACCGAGGTCTGGGGGTGAGGCATGGAGGGTGGTCTGATGGGATACGCAGCAGCACCTTGTTTCCCCTACCCgagctggggacaaggcatCCGGGTACCGTTCAGTACCTGTCCGTgccactgcctgcagctctgccatgccTCTCCGTGACGCTGCCCGCGGCTGTACAGCACCTGTACTGTCCCTGTCCGTGCCCGCTTCCCGCGGGCCTCGGGCCCTTTGTCCCTCGTTCCAATAAAGCGCGGGCCCGCGCCCGCTGTGCGCGCGCATCGCCCGGGGCCTCTTGCCTCGACCGTGCTGCGTCGCTATTGGCTGCAAGGGTACGGCCTCCGCCAATCACGGAGGGGGCCCCCGGAAGGGCCCTCACGGGCTGAGCATGATGGCGGCGCCGCTGCGCGTGAGCGGCCGGGGGCCGTCGGGGGGAAAGCGGAGCCGTCCGGGGGGGGCCGCTCATGGGACCCTGGGGACAGCCGGGGTGGAGCGGGCAGTGCCGGGACGGGACGGCTGGAATGCGTGGTgtgggagcggggccggcgtaCTGGGAGGGGAAGGAACGGGATGAGATCGGTACCGGGATGGGAGGGGCGTGGGTGCCGGTGGGGGATCGGTGCTGGGGCGCTGCTGACGGCCTGGCGCAGGGACGGCTGCTGGCGCTGGGAGGCTGCGGGCTGCTCCTGGGATCGGCGCTTGCGGCAGGCGACGAGCGGCTTTACGCGGCAGTGATGCCCGCGCTTCGGGCGCTGCCCCCTGAGGCCGCCCACGGCCTGGCTTTGCGCGCCGccgccctggggctgctgccctcCACCCGTCCGGACGGCCCCGCGCTGGTGCGGTTCTCGAGGGCGGAGAAGGAGGGGGAACCGCGGGTGGGGCGCAGGAACCAGGGCGGGAAGTGGGGAGGTGGGAAGGGCGGCCAGGATAGAGGGGTAAGGGGTGGGTCGCAGGGTCCAGGGGGGTGCGCAGGCAGCCGGGTCCTGTCGCAGTCCGTTGGGGGCGACGAGGGACTCTCGGGCAGGCATCCCATGAGGACACCCCACAGGGCAGGGGAGGCGGCTGGGTCTGTCGGGAGCGGCGTTGGAGCGGGGCTGTGGCTCCCGGAGTCCGTGGGCtctgacccagctccagccccgcaGGAGGTGCGAGTCCTCGGGCAGCGATTCCGTAACCCATTGGGTCTGGCTGCTGGCTTCGACAAGCAGTGTGAGGCTGTGGACGGGCTGTTCAAGATGGGCTTTGGCTTTGTGGAAGTGGGGACTGTCACACCCAAGCCCCAGGAAGGGAACCCCAGGCCCAGGGTCTTCCGGCTGGCGGAGGATGAAGCGGTCATCAACAGGTGGGATCTGAGGGCAGCTGTTCTGCCATGTGCTACAGTCTGCCTACCCTGAGGGAGAGTGCATATTTGGGTGGTCCCAGGTCTGTGGTTGGTGCTGTGGTAGCTTTTGGTTGGATGTGCTGAGCAAAGCTGCCGAGACCACACGTCTGCCTTGTGTTTCTCACGTGTCCTGTTTAGGGCTCACAGACATAACGCAGCCTTGAGCCCCCTCTGTCCTGGTGCAGGTATGGATTCAACAGCCATGGCCATGTCGCGGTGGAGCGCAGGCTGCGTGCCCGCCAGGAGACACAGATCAGGCTCACTGGTGGTGAGACAAGCTTGTAAGCCTTTGCTCTTGGGGTCTGCAGGGTAGTTTTGGGCATCTCCTGGGTACCTGTAGGCCAGGATTGGTGTGTAATGCCAGTATCCAGGCACAGGAGCACCCTGGCTAGAGCAAGGTACTCTTGGACAGCAGGACTCTCTTGGGGCTGTAGTCTCTCACGCTTGGCATTGTGACTAGGCacctttctcctgctgttttctctggCATCAAGCTCCACTTGCTGCTTTGGGCAGGATGTGTCTGCTGACAGCCAAAGCCAAGAGGACTCCAGCTGGGCAGATCCTGAGGGCAacctctgccaggctgcaggctgtggtgcTGGGAGGTGCTGACTGAGGCGGCTGTGGCAATGCTCCTGTGGTTGCAGGACAGTCCCAGGCCGATCCTTATGAAATATGTGGGCTGCATATTCTCATGTTAAATTTAGCTGGTCCTGGGACCTCCTTTTTTGGGTGCTCTGGCTGTTGGGTGATGCCTGCTGCCCTGGTTCAGCTGTCTGTGTTCCAGCTGGGATGCCTCTTGGAGTCAACCTGGGCAAGAACAAGAGCTCTACTGATGCTGCAGCTGACTATGTGGCTGGGGTCCGGACACTGGGTCCTTTGGCTGACTACCTAGTTGTGAACGTGTCCAGCCCAAACACCCCAGGGCTGCGGGACCTCCAGGGCAAGGCTGAGCTGCGGGACCTGCTGAGCAAGGTGGGTGCCTCCCCCCAGGCAGCCTAAACCACAGCTACAGCACTGGATGCCTCCCATCCCCTGGCAGcatctgcactgctgcagccagtggATTTACCCCAGAACAGGGAGGAGTGGGGTGGCTTTCCAGAGTGGTGGGCAGGACCACTGAGATGTCCCTTGATC
The Corvus hawaiiensis isolate bCorHaw1 chromosome 12, bCorHaw1.pri.cur, whole genome shotgun sequence DNA segment above includes these coding regions:
- the IST1 gene encoding IST1 homolog isoform X1; this encodes MARSALGSAAAGKEKVFIMLGSGFKAERLRVNLRLVINRLKLLEKKKTELAQKARKEIADYLAAGKDERARIRVEHIIREDYLVEAMEILELYCDLLLARFGLIQSMKELDSGLAEAVSTLIWAAPRLQSEVAELKIVADQLCAKYSKEYGKLCRTNQIGTVNDRLMHKLSVEAPPKILVERYLIEIAKNYNVPYEPDSVVMAEAPAGGEADLIDVGFTDDVKKGGHGGGGSGGFTAPMIGHDGLVPMPVMMPVPMPTPNPPFSYPPPKGPENFSGLPVGTYQPFTNIHPPPIPANPPTYESIDEPNTDKDTAALVPGPEPKPEASPKPRAGAPNTFDNFVLPELPSVPDTLPTASAGTNSSASEDIDFDDLSRRFEELKKKT
- the DHODH gene encoding LOW QUALITY PROTEIN: dihydroorotate dehydrogenase (quinone), mitochondrial (The sequence of the model RefSeq protein was modified relative to this genomic sequence to represent the inferred CDS: inserted 3 bases in 2 codons; deleted 3 bases in 3 codons), translated to MQQLSSWVLSSCGPPRSGGEAGGWSDGYAAAPCFPYPSWGQASGYRSVPVRATACSSAMPLRDAARGCTAPVLSLXPCPLPAGLGPFVPRSNKARARARCARASPGASCLDRAASLLAARVRPPPITXGGPRKGPHGLSMMAAPLRGRLLALGGCGLLLGSALAAGDERLYAAVMPALRALPPEAAHGLALRAAALGLLPSTRPDGPALEVRVLGQRFRNPLGLAAGFDKQCEAVDGLFKMGFGFVEVGTVTPKPQEGNPRPRVFRLAEDEAVINRYGFNSHGHVAVERRLRARQETQIRLTGAGMPLGVNLGKNKSSTDAAADYVAGVRTLGPLADYLVVNVSSPNTPGLRDLQGKAELRDLLSKVLVERDLLPCERKPAVLVKIAPDLTAQDKQDIASVVCELGVDGLIVSNTTVSRPSGLRSRQRMEPGGLSGKPLRELSTQIIREMYALTQGRVPIIGVGGVSNGQDALEKIRAGASLVQLYTALVYHGPPVVGTVKRELEELLREQGFKNVMEAVGADHRCGHAAE
- the IST1 gene encoding IST1 homolog isoform X4; this translates as MARSALGSAAAGKEKVFIMLGSGFKAERLRVNLRLVINRLKLLEKKKTELAQKARKEIADYLAAGKDERARIRVEHIIREDYLVEAMEILELYCDLLLARFGLIQSMKELDSGLAEAVSTLIWAAPRLQSEVAELKIVADQLCAKYSKEYGKLCRTNQIGTVNDRLMHKLSVEAPPKILVERYLIEIAKNYNVPYEPDSVVMAEAPAGGEADLIDVGFTDDVKKGGHGGGGSGGFTAPMIGHDGLVPMPVMMPVPMPTPNPPFSYPPPKGPLNVSESHFGVRLHGIEAVGTAPEASCCFLTLEVPTLVLQPAVFAFREQRSPDLTPEAVF
- the IST1 gene encoding IST1 homolog isoform X2, which translates into the protein MLGSGFKAERLRVNLRLVINRLKLLEKKKTELAQKARKEIADYLAAGKDERARIRVEHIIREDYLVEAMEILELYCDLLLARFGLIQSMKELDSGLAEAVSTLIWAAPRLQSEVAELKIVADQLCAKYSKEYGKLCRTNQIGTVNDRLMHKLSVEAPPKILVERYLIEIAKNYNVPYEPDSVVMAEAPAGGEADLIDVGFTDDVKKGGHGGGGSGGFTAPMIGHDGLVPMPVMMPVPMPTPNPPFSYPPPKGPENFSGLPVGTYQPFTNIHPPPIPANPPTYESIDEPNTDKDTAALVPGPEPKPEASPKPRAGAPNTFDNFVLPELPSVPDTLPTASAGTNSSASEDIDFDDLSRRFEELKKKT
- the IST1 gene encoding IST1 homolog isoform X3; its protein translation is MARSALGSAAAGKEKVFIMLGSGFKAERLRVNLRLVINRLKLLEKKKTELAQKARKEIADYLAAGKDERARIRVEHIIREDYLVEAMEILELYCDLLLARFGLIQSMKELDSGLAEAVSTLIWAAPRLQSEVAELKIVADQLCAKYSKEYGKLCRTNQIGTVNDRLMHKLSVEAPPKILVERYLIEIAKNYNVPYEPDSVVMAEAPAGGEADLIDVGFTDDVKKGGHGGGGSGGFTAPMIGHDGLVPMPVMMPVPMPTPNPPFSYPPPKGPIDEPNTDKDTAALVPGPEPKPEASPKPRAGAPNTFDNFVLPELPSVPDTLPTASAGTNSSASEDIDFDDLSRRFEELKKKT